The following coding sequences lie in one Pseudorasbora parva isolate DD20220531a chromosome 18, ASM2467924v1, whole genome shotgun sequence genomic window:
- the LOC137046084 gene encoding zona pellucida sperm-binding protein 3-like, with amino-acid sequence MMEFLKGVLVVVVIVAFDLPNAWGSLRYSQSPIAQEPFGLQEKQLLQGPVKPLDWKYPIVPEVQSELAVNFQLRQPVIPNSVAVQCGENRVLVEVQQDLFSNGHLIQPTGLSLGGCPVVGQDSQSKVLIFEYELQDCNSVQMMNEDELVYTFSLTYTPEALAGTPITRVEGAVVGVQCHYQRLQNVSSDALRPTWVPYASTEVGEEALVFSLKLMMDDWSSQRPSSLYFLGGIINIEVSVKQYNHVPLRVFVDSCVATQGPDVNSLPRYSFIENHGCFVDAKATASSSRFMPRSQVDTVQIQLEAFVFQESSSPSIYITCVVRATIASAPSDAQHKSCSFANGWFAADGNDQVCGCCDSTCGPDGGTAASPYGGVQWEGKATLGPVVVQGQKKVPQ; translated from the exons ATGATGGAGTTTCTGAAAGGTGTCTTAGTGGTGGTTGTGATTGTTGCATTTGATCTGCCTAATGCATGGGGAAGTTTGAGATACAGTCAAAGTCCAATTGCACAGGAGCCTTTTGGCCTTCAGGAGAAGCAGCTGTTGCAGGGTCCAGTGAAGCCTTTGGATTGGAAGTATCCCATTGTTCCCGAGGTGCAGAGCGAGTTGGCGGTGAACTTCCAGTTGAGGCAACCCGTGATTCCCAACAGCGTAGCGGTTCAATGTGGAGAGAACCGGGTTCTTGTAGAGGTCCAGCAGGACTTGTTTAGCAATGGTCATTTGATCCAGCCAACTGGCCTGTCTTTAGGCGGCTGTCCTGTTGTTGGTCAGGACTCTCAGTCTAAGGTGCTCATCTTCGAGTATGAGTTACAGGACTGCAACAGCGTGCAGATG ATGAATGAGGATGAGCTTGTCTACACCTTCTCTCTTACCTACACCCCTGAGGCTCTTGCAGGTACTCCGATTACCCGGGTCGAGGGTGCAGTTGTTGGTGTTCAATGCCACTATCAAAG GCTTCAGAATGTAAGCAGTGATGCCTTGAGGCCAACATGGGTCCCCTATGCCTCAACGGAGGTTGGTGAAGAAGCCTTGGTGTTCTCCCTGAAGCTTATGATGG ATGATTGGTCCAGTCAGAGACCTTCATCCCTCTATTTCCTGGGTGGCATTATTAACATTGAGGTATCTGTGAAGCAGTACAATCATGTGCCTCtgcgtgtgtttgtggacaGCTGTGTGGCCACTCAAGGGCCTGATGTGAACTCCCTTCCGAGATATTCCTTCATTGAGAATCATGG GTGCTTTGTGGATGCCAAGGCTACAGCTTCCAGCTCCCGCTTCATGCCTCGGTCCCAGGTTGACACGGTCCAGATCCAGCTGGAGGCGTTCGTGTTCCAGGAGAGCTCCAGTCCTTCT ATCTACATAACATGTGTTGTGAGGGCAACTATTGCTTCTGCACCCAGTGACGCTCAGCACAAATCCTGTTCATTCGCCAATGG GTGGTTTGCTGCTGATGGAAATGACCAAGTTTGTGGTTGCTGTGACTCTACATGTGGTCCTGATGGTGGAACTGCTGCTTCTCCCTATGGAG GTGTTCAGTGGGAAGGCAAGGCTACACTTGGTCCTGTGGTGGTTCAAGGGCAAAAGAAAGTTCCTCAATAA
- the LOC137046085 gene encoding zona pellucida sperm-binding protein 3-like gives MMEFLKGVLVVVVIVAFDLPNAWGSLRYSQSPIAQEPFGLQEKQLLQGPVKPLDWKYPIVPEVQSELAVNFQLRQPVTPSSVAVQCGENRVLVEVQQDLFSNGHLIQPTGLSLGGCPVVGQDSQSKVLIFEYELQDCNSVQMMTEDELVYTFSLTYTPEALAGTPITRVEGAVVGVQCHYQRLQNVSSDALRPTWVPYASTEVGEEALVFSLKLMMDDWSSQRPSSLYFLGGIINIEASVKQYNHVPLRVFVDSCVATQGPDVNSLPRYSFIENHGCFVDAKATASSSRFMPRSQVDKVQIQLEAFVFQESSSPSIYITCVVKATIASAPSDAQHKSCSFANGWFAADGNDQVCGCCDSTCGPDGGIAASPYGGVQWEGKATLGPVVVQGQKKVREMTTDKVGPGRGTSSQVMVTGDGHLKSSRSRGNSSQESRHLFTGDGHLKSSRSRGASSQVMVTGDGHLKTSRVEVPLHRSRGASSQVMVTGDGHLKTSRSRGTSSQSSRSRGTSSQVMVTGDGHLKTSRSRGTSSQLMVTGDGHLKSSRSRGTSSQVMVTGDGHLKSSRSRGTTSQVMVTGDGHLKSSRSRGTTSQVMVTGDGHLKLVSPTEQAKATVARK, from the exons ATGATGGAGTTTCTGAAAGGTGTCTTAGTGGTGGTTGTGATTGTTGCATTTGATCTGCCTAATGCATGGGGAAGTTTGAGATACAGTCAAAGTCCAATTGCACAGGAGCCTTTTGGCCTTCAGGAGAAGCAGCTGTTGCAGGGTCCAGTGAAGCCTTTGGATTGGAAGTATCCCATTGTTCCCGAGGTGCAGAGCGAGTTGGCGGTGAACTTCCAGTTGAGGCAACCCGTGACTCCCAGCAGCGTAGCGGTTCAATGCGGAGAGAACCGGGTTCTTGTAGAGGTCCAGCAGGACTTGTTTAGCAATGGTCATTTGATCCAGCCAACTGGCCTGTCTTTAGGCGGCTGTCCTGTTGTTGGTCAGGACTCTCAGTCTAAGGTGCTCATCTTTGAGTATGAGTTACAGGACTGCAACAGTGTGCAGATG ATGACTGAGGATGAGCTTGTCTACACCTTCTCTCTTACCTACACCCCTGAGGCTCTTGCAGGTACTCCGATTACCCGGGTCGAGGGTGCAGTTGTTGGTGTTCAATGCCACTATCAAAG GCTTCAGAATGTAAGCAGTGATGCCTTGAGGCCAACATGGGTCCCTTATGCCTCAACGGAGGTTGGTGAAGAAGCCTTGGTGTTCTCCCTGAAGCTTATGATGG ATGATTGGTCCAGTCAGAGACCTTCATCCCTCTATTTCCTGGGTGGCATTATTAACATTGAGGCATCTGTGAAGCAGTACAATCATGTGCCTCtgcgtgtgtttgtggacaGCTGTGTGGCCACTCAAGGGCCTGATGTGAACTCCCTTCCGAGATATTCCTTCATTGAGAATCATGG GTGCTTTGTGGATGCCAAGGCTACAGCTTCCAGCTCCCGCTTCATGCCTCGGTCCCAGGTTGACAAGGTCCAGATCCAGCTGGAGGCGTTCGTGTTCCAGGAGAGCTCCAGTCCTTCT ATCTACATAACATGTGTTGTGAAGGCAACTATTGCTTCTGCACCCAGTGACGCTCAGCACAAATCCTGTTCATTCGCCAATGG GTGGTTTGCTGCTGATGGAAATGACCAAGTTTGTGGTTGCTGTGACTCAACATGTGGTCCTGATGGTGGAATTGCTGCTTCTCCCTATGGAG GTGTTCAGTGGGAAGGCAAGGCTACACTTGGTCCTGTGGTGGTTCAAGGCCAAAAGAAA GTCCGGGAGATGACGACGGATAAAGTTGGACCAGGTCGAGGcacctcttcacaggtgatggtcacaggtgatggtcatctcaagtcctccaggagtcgaggcaactcttcacag gagtcgaggcacctcttcacaggtgatggtcatctgaagtcctccaggagtcgaggcgcctcttcacaggtgatggtcacaggTGATGGACATCTGAAGACCTCCAGGGTCGAGGTGCCTCTTCACAG gagtcgaggtgcctcttcacaggtgatggtcacaggTGATGGACATCTGAAGACCTCCAGGAGTCGAGGcacctcttcacag tcctccaggagtcgaggcacctcttcacaggtgatggtcacaggtgatggtcatctgaagacCTCCAGGAGTCGAGGCACCTCTTCACAGTTGATGGtaacaggtgatggtcatctgaagtcctccaggagtcgaggcacctcttcacaggtgatggtcacaggtgatggtcatctgaagtcctccaggAGTCGAGGCACCACTTCACAAGTGatggtcacaggtgatggtcatctgaagtcctccaggAGTCGAGGCACCACTTCACAAGTGatggtcacaggtgatggtcatctgaagttagtgtccccaactgagcaagccaaagcgACGGTGGCAAGGAAATAA